The following coding sequences are from one Fibrobacter sp. UWP2 window:
- a CDS encoding toxin-antitoxin system YwqK family antitoxin has protein sequence MLDEIKRAYYESGKLKEETRYSGGKKNGPCRQYDENGILVAEQNYKDDVREGRSASFYANGNVKSELFYEHGEPSGVQTDYYDDGSVYRKLPIKNGCVEGLVKMYAREGFLAFEAPFHLGIVNGIARRYDKKGLIVEEVPIYDHKVDGVRRVYREGKLYAEERYNKGKRDGFTKIYGRNNLDQYL, from the coding sequence ATGCTTGACGAAATAAAGAGAGCTTATTACGAATCCGGGAAATTGAAGGAAGAAACAAGATATTCCGGCGGCAAGAAAAATGGCCCTTGCCGGCAGTATGATGAAAACGGAATTCTTGTTGCCGAACAGAATTACAAAGACGACGTGCGTGAAGGTAGGAGTGCCTCTTTTTATGCTAACGGGAATGTCAAGAGCGAACTCTTTTACGAACATGGCGAACCATCGGGCGTACAAACGGATTATTATGACGATGGCTCCGTGTATAGAAAGCTTCCCATAAAAAATGGATGCGTCGAAGGGCTTGTGAAAATGTATGCTAGGGAGGGCTTTTTAGCATTTGAAGCTCCATTTCATCTTGGTATAGTAAACGGGATTGCTCGTAGATATGACAAGAAAGGCTTGATTGTAGAAGAAGTTCCTATCTATGACCATAAGGTTGATGGTGTTCGGCGTGTTTATCGAGAGGGCAAATTGTATGCAGAAGAAAGGTATAACAAGGGAAAGCGGGATGGCTTTACAAAAATATATGGTCGAAATAACCTAGACCAATATCTCTGA